DNA from Chroicocephalus ridibundus chromosome 23, bChrRid1.1, whole genome shotgun sequence:
ACAAGTCCAGCTTCAAACCCTACTCGAAGGGCAGCGGGGAGCCGCGCAAGGAGGGCGGCGCGGACAAGGCCGGCTTTCGGGTGCCCAGCGCCGCTTGCCCGCCGTTCCCCCCGCACGCCGCCGCCTCGCCCGGTGGCTCCCGTGGCGCCTCGCCCCAGCACGCCGACCCCAAGGGTGTCGAGGAGAAGAAGGAGCCCGAAGCGGGCAAGCCCAGCCCCGAGGGGACGGGTGGGGGGCTGGGGCGTGGGGCGGCGGAGCCTGGAGCGCACGGTGAGCCCCCCTCGGGGCGCAAGTCggagccccctgccctgccgcccGCCGGCCATGTGGCCCCTGTCTCACCCTACAAGCCGGGCCACTCTGTCTTCCCCCTGCCGCCCTCCAGCATCGGCTACCACGGCTCCATCGTCGGCGCCTACGCCGGCTACCCCTCCCAGTTCGTGCCCGGGCTGGACCCCACCAAGCCGGGCCTGGTGGGCAGCCAGCTGCCGGGGGCACTGGGGCTGCCGGGCAAGCCACCCAGCTCCAGCCCGCTCACCGGGGCCTCGCCGCCCTCCTTCATGCAGGGATTATGCCGGGACCCGTATTGCCTGAGCTACCACAGCGCCTCGCACCTGGGCTCCAGCAACTGCTCCAGCTGCGTGCACGACCCCGGCAGCCTGAAGAGCGGATACCCCTTGGTGTACCCCACGCACCCCCTGCACTCGGTGCACACCACGCTCTCCTCCAGcggcacccccagcctgcccggCCACCCCCTCTACACCTACGGCTTCATGCTGCAGAacgaccccctgccccacatatGCAACTGGGTGTCTGCCAGCGGACCCTGCGACAAGAGGTTTGCCACCTCGGAGGAGCTGCTCACCCACCTACGGACCCACACGGCCTTGCCGGGGGCGGAAAAACTCTTGGCGGGTTACCCTACCTCCGGGCTGGGCTccgcagcctcctgccacctccacctcccgcccgccgcccccgggagcCCCAACACGTTACCGGCCTCCCTCTCCTTGAGGAGCCCACACACTTTGGGACTAAACAGGTACCACCCCTACGGCAAGAGCCATTTGCCCACGGCCGGCGCCCTGCCCGTGCCCTCCTTGCCGGCTGCCGGACCTTACTACTCTCCGTACGCGCTCTACGGCCAAAGACTAACTTCAGCTTCTGCACTGGGATATCAGTAACTaccgcagccccttcccctgctccagcctcctcctcgccccggccccccgctccccccttgGACTGTGTATTTATTTACTGTATGTTAGCTTAAAGCTGGGAATATAAGTGCATTAATACACCAATGAATCAATGGTATGCAAAAAGTctgtgtccaaaaaaaaaaaaaaaaaggagaaaaaaaaaaaaaaggaaaaaaaattctttactttgcaGGTGTggggcttttatttttcccttctgtttcttttgaattttttttttcctcccccttcttgATTTCCCCCCTGAGAAATTCTTGCATGACTCCtgacacacaaggaaaaaaaaaaaaaggcattttcctcCTCCCCGCTCCGTGTTTATCATTCTGGGATTCTGTTCCTCTTCATTTGTAAAGTTaacagatgtaatttttttaaaaaatttttttcttttttctttttttttttaaactttttttttttttgcgatgtgtttggggccgggggcggctgcggcggATGGATGGGCGAAGGCCTGGCCGTGCATGACCCCCGTCCCACGCCGCGGCTCGTCCCCCGTGACCGCCGCTCCCCACCCGCGGCCAAGCCCCGCCGTGGGACGCAGGAccgtgggggtgtgtgtgtgtccccggggggggggaccgAAGAGCGGCGGCTCCAGCGGGCAGGACCGGAGCAGCGGGAGGGCGGCGAGTGTGGCGGGTGGATGAGCTCCGGCTTGGTAAGTCTTATTTTGTTAATAAATGACTCTTGGTTATATTCACCCTGTGGTGTCTTCTCTTGTCCCCGGGGCCGGGAGCTCCAAgttggggctggcgggggctccatgcctgtgctggggggggaccatgttggggctggcgggggctccGTGATGGGGCCAGGAGCTCCGTGCCGGTGTTGGGGGGCTCTGTGTTGGTGGTGGGAGCTccgtgccagggctggggggctccatTTTGGGGCCAGGGGACtccgtgctggggctgggggctccgtgTCGGTGGTGGGGGGCTCCGTACTGGTTTTTGGGGCTCCGTGTCAGGGCCAGGAGctctgtgcctgtgctggggggCTCTGTGCCGGGGCTCGGGCCTCTGTGCTGGTGTTGGGGGGGCTCTGTGCCAGTGGTGGGAGCTCCGTGTTGGGGCCAGGAGCTCCGTGTCTGTGCTGGGGGGCTCCGTACCAGTTCTCGGGGCTCCGTATCGGGGCCAGGAGCTCCGTGCCAGTGCTGGGGGGCTCCGTGTCGGTGTTGGGGGGGCTCTGTACCGatgcccagggctctgtgtgggGGCCGGGAGCtccgtgccggggctgggggctcggtGTCGGTGTTGGGGGACTCTTTgtcggtggggggggggctccatGTCGGGGCCGGGAGCTCCGTGCCGGTGTTGGGGGGCTCCGTGCCGGGGCCGCGGGCTCCCAGCACCATctagcggcggcggcggcggaggtcGGTCCCGGTCCCCCGCGGGACCCGGTGGCGGCTCTCCCGCATCCCCGGGCATCGCTGCCCGCCCCGGGCCGGCTGGCGGCTGCGGGGGGAAaccgggcggggggggcagggggggtgtcgGAGAAAAAGAGGCGTGCGGGGCCGCCTCGGTTCCTTCTCCCCGGCGTGTGCGTTTCCCCGGAGCAAGGCGCGGGGGTTGCCGTGCGTGGCGGCGGAGGGAAGGTTCGAGAAGGCGTTGGAGCTGAAATCGATGCGAAGAGCCCCggttccacacacacacacacacccccccccgccccgagaggCTGCGGGGCGCGGATGGCAATCCCTCTCGGAGCTGCAGCCGCCGCAGGAATTGAGTTTTAGGGACGGAATTGCAATTTAACGGGGGTCCCGGACCCGCTCCCGCGTAGGGGGTGTGTGGGCAGCCGGGAGCTGGCGCggagtcccgtcccccccccgcttcccatTTAATCTTAGTGCTGTCTGTGCGaggagggcgcggggggggggtgataAATGGCTCTGAACTGGGGCTCGCTCCCATCCCTCCTGGCAGGGATGGCCGGCTGCCATCCTCTGCCGCGCACCCGCCCtgcccggggtgctgggggggccctgctgctgcccctcggCCCACCCCatgccccagggaaggggctgttATTCCCGCAGCCCCCCAACCTTCACAGCGGGACCCCCGGCCGTGCCCCCGCTCCCCCTTGAAATCCCACGTGCTCCTACTGCCCCACATCACTTCTTCCCCCCGCACCCCGCTGTTGAGTGCTTTACTCCTGTTGCATTTTGGGTGAGTCATGCAATTAATCCCAGTTAATTGCCTTCTCTGTGTTGCCTTATGCCCTGTGTTTAAATTCCTTTGTGTCCTTTGAGCTGAAAAATAATGCGTTTAGAACAGGGACTTGCGTTGCCAATGGGATTTTTATGTTTCTGCCCGTTCCCGCGAGCGTGGCCGTGGGCGtgcggccggcggggagggccCTGGCGGGGGGCTCTTGCTGGGAACGGGAGATGCTGGGGGCCGGTCTCCCCTCGGCCGGCCGAGGGGTGGGCAGCACCGTCCCCGAGCTCCCCAAGGCTGCGGGGAGGCAGGTTTTGCGGGTCCGTGGCTACCCCTTGCTCTGCTGGTGGCTCGTGTCCGGCTCTGCCCGTGGTGGCCCCGCTCCTTCGGGGTGGGATGTTTGCGGGATGAGGGCCTGGGATGTGCAGGAGCGGGTTCGGAGCAGAggggctttgctgcggctcttGGCTCTGCCCGGTGGCCAGCGGCAGGACAGGGCTGCCAGGCCCAGGGGTCTCCCATCCCCGTGTCCCAGCCGGGTGCTGCTGAACCCTCTGGCTCTGGGCGTTGCAGCCGATGTTCCCCGTGGAGCTGGGTGCCGTGGTGGGCAGAGCACTGGTGGGGCAGCCCCTGTGCTGCGTCCCCTCCGCTGCGGAACTACCCCCTGGCATTTGAAGGCATTCCGGGAATTCTGAGCATCGCTGCTCCCTGGATGTGGTCCCCGCTCCCGCCGGTGATGCTGCTCGGTGTTGGCCTTGCTCGGGCATCACCGGTCTTCGGTGTAAATCACGGCTCCTCAGCTGCAGCTCCGAAGCGCCGCCGAGCCTGTCGCAGGTCCCTGCGATGGCATTTTGTTCCCCCGTGCTTTTCCCCGGCCGTAGCCAGGCGTCTCCGCTGCCAGCGCTGCCGCAGAGCCTGGTGCCGCGGGGCGAGAGGGCGATGCCGTGACACCCGCGGATGCGCATGAGGCACGCTAGCCCCGCGCAGCCCACGCTGGCTCTCAGGGCTGCTGTCGGGCAAGTAGTTGCCGTGGGCCGGCACAGCCCAGCGTCCTGCGGAGCCTGGGATCTCCTGGAGTAGGGCACGCTGCCGGGTGCACCCTCCCCTGGCGGCGAGGGTccggctcccctctccccccaaaacccctcctcGCACCGGGACGCTCCCAGCTCCCAAAGCGAGCCCGTGCGTGCCTTCCCCACCGACGGTGGGAGCTGGATGCTGCTCGGATGCATCCTGCTGCACAGAACCTTCCccgaggaatatttttttcccctccctaaagACTGCAGCAGCGGGGCCAGGCTGTGTAAACACTGCAAAGTATCATCTGATAGCAGTCGACACTCGGGGGCTTTATCTGCTGGGGAATGATTGTGTTGCCAATATATTAAATAACTCCCTATCTAATGTATGCCCAGGTTACTGCAGAATTCATTTTATAATAAGAGCGCTGGGATGCACTTTATTAATCATTCTGTCTAACAACCTGCACTCCACAGTTTCGGTTTGATTTGATTCAATCCTGTCTTTCTGCAAAATATATGGCTGAGTGGGTCGGATAATGTATGGCTTAATTTAGAGTTGTATGGGTTTGAATTACCATTTTCATAATGTGCTGTGCATTAATGTGTTGCATCATTTATACGGAAAAATGTGCGAGGTTTCAAACCTCTCCGGGAGGCAAAAGTCACCTAAAGGGAACGTGgagtgacaaaacaaaacaaaaaaaaggccttttcaaagccggcgggcggggggtgttttggggtgggagggcagggactgggaggactggggtgGGTGCTGGACGCGGGTGCGAGCCGCACGGGGGGTTCCCCTCCCTGTGGCACATCAGCGACTTCTCCGGCTCGCCCCGAGCTGCCGGGGACCTCCAGCGCTTGACTCGCCGGTGACCCCGGTGCCGGCGCTCGCCGCAGTCGCCCCCGCTGTCAGTCACCCCGCGCCGCGAGGAAAAAGCTCTGATTATCCAAATACAGTCATTAAAGGGGAAATGTGTTTTTAGGACTGTCAGAGTGATTAATGAGGGTTAGCAATCCTTGCAAATGCACTTGTTTAGTCTAACTGGCAGCCTCTATTTTCCTATTGATTTATTGCGGCAGTTGCCGGGGccgcggtgtgtgtgtgtggaaggagCCGGGACGTGCCGGGAGCGCGCGGCGTCACCGGCAAGCGCGCAGGGCTGCGCGGTGCGCGGCGGCAGGGCCCGGCCAAGCGGCACGGCACGCTTGGCTGTGCCGGGTGCCCGGCAGAGGCAGCTCGAACAAAGACAACATTATGCCTTGTGCTGGGGAAGGAACGGCTTGGACGCACACGCAGAGCAGCTCCGCCGCGCCGCCTGCCTTATAAATATCCCCGTTTGTCGAGCCCGAAGCCCATCTGACCACAAATGATCTGTCCACCTAATAAATATGTGAATGAAAGAGCAAGGCCGTatatttttttgttggtgttgtgttggtgtttttttcctcctgcacgCAAATCCCCCGTGTCTTTTCTAGGTGCTGCAGAGGTGTCTGCCCGCAGACGCACAAGGCGTTCCAGAGAGCGGAGCACAAAGTCTTCGAGGGCTGGTGCGCGCCCGCCGGGAGGGTCAGGTCAGGATGCAGAGGCACGGGCCGGAGCAGAAACCGTGGTGGGTGGATGAGAAGTTTCTCGGCTGcataaagcagcttttctttctgcGCGAGCCCTGGTGGAAGCCCCGGAGAATACGGGCTCTGTGTTTGTCCTGGGGAGCCGGAGCGTGCGAGGgcatcccctgtccccccgccagCGTCCCCGCTCAGCCCGGAGGTCAGGGCTTTGCTTTGGGGGACGCTTCACGCCGGAGGGACAGACCCACGCTCGGAGACGGCCCCGGCAGCCAACGCCGCTGGTGGCAG
Protein-coding regions in this window:
- the ZNF703 gene encoding zinc finger protein 703, with amino-acid sequence MSGAPGGPRPRTPPSRGAAGAPSPRPPPADPLRQASRLPIRVLKMLSAHGGHLLHPEYLQPLSSTPVSPIELDAKKSPLALLAQTCSQIGKPDPPPSSKLNAVASAGLPAAEKEPAARPAALKPPGSGDAPPEDKSSFKPYSKGSGEPRKEGGADKAGFRVPSAACPPFPPHAAASPGGSRGASPQHADPKGVEEKKEPEAGKPSPEGTGGGLGRGAAEPGAHGEPPSGRKSEPPALPPAGHVAPVSPYKPGHSVFPLPPSSIGYHGSIVGAYAGYPSQFVPGLDPTKPGLVGSQLPGALGLPGKPPSSSPLTGASPPSFMQGLCRDPYCLSYHSASHLGSSNCSSCVHDPGSLKSGYPLVYPTHPLHSVHTTLSSSGTPSLPGHPLYTYGFMLQNDPLPHICNWVSASGPCDKRFATSEELLTHLRTHTALPGAEKLLAGYPTSGLGSAASCHLHLPPAAPGSPNTLPASLSLRSPHTLGLNRYHPYGKSHLPTAGALPVPSLPAAGPYYSPYALYGQRLTSASALGYQ